In a genomic window of Shouchella clausii:
- the fliP gene encoding flagellar type III secretion system pore protein FliP (The bacterial flagellar biogenesis protein FliP forms a type III secretion system (T3SS)-type pore required for flagellar assembly.), which translates to MATTVQIALLLTVLTIAPGILILMTCFTRIIIVLAFVRQGLATQSTPPNQVLIGLALFMTAFIMAPVIQEVYETAYVPLADGEYSSEEAFEAAVVPIKEFMSAHTREKDLALFMGYGGYDRPASIDDVPLTALVPAFAISELKTAFQIGFLIFIPFLVIDMIVASVLMSMGMMMLPPVMIALPFKVLLFVLVDGWYLVVQSLLISYQ; encoded by the coding sequence ACGGTGCTGACGATTGCGCCAGGAATTTTAATTTTGATGACATGCTTCACCCGCATCATCATTGTGCTAGCCTTTGTACGACAAGGGCTCGCCACTCAATCGACGCCACCAAACCAAGTGTTAATTGGGCTTGCGTTGTTTATGACCGCCTTTATTATGGCCCCTGTCATTCAAGAAGTGTATGAGACAGCATACGTGCCTTTAGCGGATGGGGAGTATTCCAGCGAGGAAGCATTTGAGGCAGCCGTTGTACCAATTAAAGAATTTATGAGCGCCCATACAAGGGAAAAGGATTTGGCGTTGTTTATGGGGTACGGCGGATATGACAGGCCTGCTTCAATCGACGACGTGCCGTTGACGGCGCTTGTGCCTGCTTTTGCAATTAGTGAGTTAAAAACAGCCTTTCAAATCGGCTTTTTGATTTTTATCCCTTTTCTTGTGATCGATATGATTGTTGCTAGTGTATTAATGTCGATGGGGATGATGATGCTGCCACCTGTCATGATCGCTCTGCCGTTTAAAGTGCTCTTGTTCGTGTTAGTAGATGGCTGGTATTTAGTCGTTCAAAGCTTGCTGATCAGCTATCAATAG
- the fliR gene encoding flagellar biosynthetic protein FliR, producing MDEWLTLYPAFLLIFIRVSSFFVVLPLFNHRTVPAPLKLGLSAFLAAILAVSLDVPELALDLPFLLLALKEFAIGIAAGLIASMILYAVQVAGGVIDFHLGFMLANVVDPQTGAQSPLTGSYLYLFAMLYLLIIDGHHLLLDGVIYSYQFVPLDQLALPFGSGHVMEHVAQVMVMLFAMAVSMAMPVVGALFLVDVALGIISRTVPQMNVFVVGIPIKMLAGFIVFAIYIGVFFMSVNVLFEELLLAMRRLLEGLGGGPQ from the coding sequence ATGGATGAATGGCTAACGCTTTATCCGGCTTTTTTACTTATATTTATTCGCGTCAGCTCTTTTTTCGTCGTGCTGCCGCTTTTCAACCACCGGACGGTGCCTGCTCCGCTCAAGCTCGGACTATCGGCGTTTTTGGCTGCAATTCTCGCAGTATCTCTCGACGTGCCTGAGTTAGCACTAGATTTGCCATTTTTGCTTCTTGCCTTAAAGGAATTTGCGATTGGCATTGCTGCTGGACTGATCGCTTCGATGATTCTCTATGCTGTGCAAGTTGCGGGCGGTGTGATTGATTTCCATTTAGGCTTTATGCTTGCCAATGTCGTTGACCCGCAGACCGGGGCGCAAAGCCCGTTGACAGGAAGTTATTTATACCTTTTCGCGATGTTATATTTGCTAATTATAGACGGACACCATTTGCTTCTTGATGGCGTAATCTACAGTTATCAATTTGTCCCTCTTGACCAACTGGCGCTTCCGTTTGGGAGCGGGCATGTCATGGAGCATGTGGCGCAAGTGATGGTGATGCTGTTTGCGATGGCAGTGTCGATGGCTATGCCTGTAGTTGGTGCACTCTTTTTAGTTGATGTGGCCTTAGGCATTATCTCAAGAACCGTTCCGCAAATGAATGTGTTTGTCGTCGGGATTCCAATTAAGATGTTGGCAGGTTTTATCGTGTTTGCTATCTATATCGGCGTCTTTTTTATGAGCGTGAACGTTTTATTTGAAGAATTATTGCTTGCGATGAGGCGTCTGCTAGAAGGGCTAGGTGGTGGTCCGCAATGA
- the flhB gene encoding flagellar biosynthesis protein FlhB, which translates to MTRLPMDLQWFAEEKTEKATPKKRQETRKKGQVPKSQDVNTAFMLFAAFLLLSLFAGPMLFAALKEMMADVFQRFLSLPLTAENSAALFNELTWEMGMAALPIMALTVLAGAFASFVQVGSLFTAEPMKLKLEKLDPIKGAKRIFSTRALVELGKSMLKIVFIGAAVAFVIYANIGDVLLLSQKSVEVGAASIGHLTVTMGLFAAVLLMVLAIPDYLYQRYDHEKQIRMSKKDIRDEHKTMEGDPKIRARRKQRQLEMSMNRIMQEVPKADVVITNPTHYAVALRYDQEQADAPIVVAKGVDYMAERIKTVAKSHDVPLVENVALARAMYASVELMHPIHEDMFQAVAEVLAYVYRLKKNKH; encoded by the coding sequence ATGACAAGGCTACCTATGGATCTGCAATGGTTTGCAGAGGAGAAAACAGAAAAAGCGACGCCTAAAAAAAGGCAGGAGACCCGCAAAAAAGGGCAAGTGCCAAAGAGCCAGGACGTCAATACCGCGTTTATGCTATTTGCCGCATTTTTGCTTCTATCCCTCTTTGCTGGGCCAATGCTGTTTGCTGCTTTGAAGGAAATGATGGCTGATGTGTTTCAGCGCTTTCTATCATTGCCGCTAACAGCTGAAAATAGTGCGGCATTGTTTAACGAATTGACATGGGAGATGGGAATGGCGGCTTTGCCGATTATGGCGCTGACTGTTCTTGCCGGCGCATTTGCCAGCTTCGTGCAAGTCGGTTCTTTATTTACGGCCGAGCCAATGAAACTGAAACTGGAAAAATTAGATCCGATTAAAGGGGCCAAGCGAATATTTTCGACGCGGGCACTCGTCGAACTTGGCAAATCGATGTTAAAGATTGTCTTTATTGGCGCAGCAGTGGCCTTTGTGATTTATGCAAATATAGGCGATGTCTTGCTTTTATCACAAAAAAGTGTTGAGGTCGGCGCTGCTTCGATTGGCCATTTAACAGTGACAATGGGACTGTTTGCGGCGGTATTGTTAATGGTCCTCGCTATACCAGATTACCTTTACCAGCGCTATGACCATGAAAAGCAAATCCGGATGTCAAAAAAAGATATTCGTGATGAGCATAAGACGATGGAAGGTGACCCGAAAATTAGGGCGCGCCGGAAACAACGGCAATTGGAAATGTCGATGAACAGGATTATGCAAGAAGTGCCAAAAGCGGATGTCGTCATTACAAACCCGACCCATTACGCGGTAGCGCTTCGCTACGACCAAGAACAAGCCGATGCGCCAATCGTTGTCGCAAAAGGCGTTGATTATATGGCTGAACGAATTAAAACGGTCGCCAAAAGCCATGATGTTCCGCTTGTTGAAAACGTTGCGTTAGCAAGGGCGATGTATGCGTCTGTTGAACTGATGCATCCAATCCATGAAGACATGTTCCAAGCTGTCGCCGAAGTGCTTGCCTACGTGTACCGGTTAAAGAAAAACAAACATTAA
- the fliQ gene encoding flagellar biosynthesis protein FliQ has product MSLEMVTHLAQSGVWTVLIVAGPLLVVALALGLIVSIFQATTQIQEQTLAFIPKIAGVLLALVFFGPWMLSQLTEMAYSIYNNLYRFIG; this is encoded by the coding sequence ATGAGTTTAGAAATGGTTACGCACTTAGCCCAAAGCGGTGTATGGACCGTACTGATCGTTGCTGGTCCGCTTTTGGTTGTAGCGTTGGCGCTCGGTCTGATTGTAAGTATATTCCAAGCGACGACGCAAATCCAGGAGCAAACACTAGCATTTATCCCTAAAATTGCTGGCGTGCTGCTTGCGCTCGTTTTCTTTGGCCCGTGGATGTTGTCGCAACTGACTGAGATGGCGTATAGCATTTACAACAATTTGTATAGGTTTATTGGCTGA